The sequence TCCAAGCCAGCCGGGAACGGATGCTCCGGTGCCAGCCGATAGTCCACATTGATCGTCAGGAAACCGGCCTCGGCGAACTGCATGCCAAGTTTGCGATGGGTCTTGGGGTTGCCAGCGACCCACCCGCCACCGTGCAGATAGACCACAACCGGAAATGGTCCGCTGCCCTTGGGGACGGCGATATCGGCGCGTAGATTTGGACGCAACTCGACACCCTCGTGCAGGGCGCCGATCTCCGGCAGGTCCTGGTTCATCATCGGAGAGAAGGTGTCCATCGTGCTGCGTAATCCCGGAATGTCGGTGGGAATCGGCGCCGAAGCAAGGGCCTTCAGAAATTCGCGTTCTTTTTCCGTCATGGTCGTCCTCCCGAGGGTCTAAATGGGTAAGTAAGCTCTACTCGCAAAGCCCGGTCTCCGGCAACCGAATGGAAAGCTTGGTCCCGGAAACACCGCGCCCGCGTCGGCGGTGCGGCGACGGTCATTTCTGTAGATCGTGAAAAGGACGCGACGAGTTTTATCTCGGCGCCCTTGCTGTCACGCAAACAGAGGAGACCTATTGCTGGGCGCCCTGACCCACCGCGGCTTTCACCAGGGTCTGCAATTCACCGCTCTCGTAAAGTTCGCGGATGATGTCGCATCCGCCGATGAACTTACCATCTATGTACACCTGCGGAATTGTCGGCCAGTTGCTGTAATGCTTGATTTCCTCGCGCAGTTCGGGGTCGGCGAGAACGTCGGTGG is a genomic window of Candidatus Binataceae bacterium containing:
- the grxD gene encoding Grx4 family monothiol glutaredoxin, whose amino-acid sequence is MSEAIERIQSAIRGNKIQVFMKGTASFPQCGFSAATVQILEELGVPFGTTDVLADPELREEIKHYSNWPTIPQVYIDGKFIGGCDIIRELYESGELQTLVKAAVGQGAQQ